The region GAAGCGTGAGCGGAACTAGGAAGTATCAAATATGTATCTTTACTTTTCAAGTAGCGGATACGTACCTAACATGAATAGTCTTTCTTCTGTGAAGTTTTGAGGGAGCATACTCTACGAGATGTTTACCTCTTTAAAATCCGGTGACGATAGCTAAGGGGTTCCACCTGTTCCCATACCGAACACAGTAGTTAAGCCCTTATACGCCGAAAGTACTTGGTTGGAAACGGCCTGGGAGGATAGGTAGTTGCCGGTTAAATAAGCCATCTGTTAATACAGATGGCTTATTTAGTTTATTAATAATCAATTACATAATTGGATTTTCGGAAGAATTATGTTGTCAAAAAAACGTAAAAGTATTTGTCAATTTAATCTAGGGGGAGAAATATTATAGAAACTTTAAAAATAAACTATCATAAGATCTTTGATTATCGTTGGACAATAGTTATGGTCATGTTGTTTGGCTCAATCATAAATTATTTGGACCGGGTGAATTTAAGTATTGCTAATACAACAATTGGAAAAGAGTTTGGTCTCGATCCAGTACAAATGGGATTGCTATTATCTGCTTTTATGTGGCCTTATGCATTAGCAAATCTGCCAGCTGGTTGGATTGTTGATAAATATGGTGCAAAAAGGATATTTATGTGGGGGATTATTGTTTGGTCTCTGGCTACCATCGCTGGAGGATTTGTCCAAGGATTTATGTCAATGTATATTACAAGAATGATACTAGGAATTGCCGAGGCTCCATTTTTTATCATTGGGGGCCAAGTCACACAACAGTATTTTTCTCACGAAGAAAGAGGAATGGCTTCTTCTGTTATTAATTTAGGCCCGAAGATTGCCAATGGGTTTGCACCTCCCTTATTAACTTTTCTTTTAATTTGGATGGGTTGGAGAGGTATGTTTATTACTTTAGGTGTCACTGGATTTGCCATTTCATTTTTATGGATGAAATATTATAGAGAAGAGTATAAGGTAGAGCAGGTTGCTCAAGTAAAAAAAGGGAAAGTTAATTTTTGGGCATTATTTAATCATCCAACATCATGGTGGTTTAATATAGGTAATATTGGAAGCTCTTATGTATTTTGGTTATACTTTACATGGTTGCCGACTTATTTAACAACTCAACGAGGTATGAGCTTAACACAAGCCGGCTGGGCAGCAGCCATTCCCTTTATCGCAGGTGTTATTGCAGTACCAATTGGTGGCTGGATGTCCGATTATTTAATAAAAAGAGGTATGAATGTAATTCGTGCACGATTGGTTCCAACAGTGGGAGGTTGCATATTAGCGGCAGTGGCAGTAATACCAGTAAATTATATCGAGGATACCACATGGGCAATGGTTTTAATAACAATTAGCTTATTTGCCGGCGCGTTACGGGTAGGTGTCTTGTGGGCGTTAGTGGGTGATTTAACCCCTCCTGAAGCCGTGGGAACTTTTGGTGGCATTCAAAATTTCGCTAGCTTTATTGGTGCAACATTAGCCCCAATTGGTACAGGATATATATTAAAGGCGACTAATTCTTTTGATAGTGTCTTTGTTGTTAGTGGGGTACTTTGTTTTATTGGCGCAATCAGCTATGCTCTAATAAGTAGAAAAATTACTAGTGAGGATTTATTGCCAAACTAAATTTCTTTAAATACAATTAGGTTTTCTCTAAAATAAATTCCCCCAAGATACTAAGAAATAGTACCTTGGGGGAGTTTGTTTCTAACAACAAGCTTTTATTTTTTACCAATGGCCATGATGAAAAAATCAGTGTGGTATTCTGTATTGAAATTCTTTTCAAAAAGTTGTACTGCTTTCAGCTGTTCTTCCGTTAAATTTGCAAAATCTATATGGTTGTGACCCATAGTAACAATCTCCTTTTTAGATAGTATTTTATGTTGTTACTATGTTTTCCGAATTATATGATTGCTATTCCTATAAGAGAAAAGAAAGAAATTAGCTATATGGAGGTACGGAAAATACTAGGAAGGAACACTAAAAAAAGCTGAGACGATAGTCTCAGCTTTTTAAGAATTATAGTTTATTGCTACAATTTAATACGTTTTTCATTTTATGTTTAACCATATTTTTGATGGCTTCACGAGCAGGTTTTAAGTATTGACGAGGATCAAAATCGCCAGGATGATTAATAAAATACTCACGAATAGAGGCTGTCATTGCCAATCTCAAATCCGTATCAATATTAATTTTACATACACCAAATTTACCAGCGCGTAATAGCATATCTTCAGGCACACCTTGAGCACCAGGAATGTGCCCGCCAAATTGATTACATTTTTCTACAAACTCAGGTAGCACAGTAGATGCACCGTGTAATACTAGTGGATATCCAGGTAGTAAGTTAGAAATCTTTTCTAATCGTGCATAGTCAAGGCTGGGTTCGCCTTTGAACTTATAAGCACCATGGCTAGTGCCAATCGCAATAGCCAGTGAGTCACAGCCAGTTCGTTGAACGAACTCTGCTGCTTGGTCTGGATCGGTATATGTAGCATCTTTAGCAGCAACCTTAACGGCATCTTCCACACCGGCAAGTTTTCCGAGTTCTGCTTCGACAACAACACCATGAGCATGAGCATATTCTACTACCTTTTTGGTTAAGGCAATGTTTTCTTCAAAACTATGCTTTGAACCGTCTATCATGACAGAAGTAAAACCTCCATCAATACAAGACTTACATATTTCAAAGTCATCACCATGGTCAAGGTGCAAGGCAATTGGCAAGCCAGTGTCTTCCACTGCTGCTTCTACTAACTTTGTAAGATATATATGCTTAGCATACTTACGTGCCCCTGCGGATACTTGTAAGATAAGTGGAGACTGTTCTTCTTTGGCAGCATCAACAATACCTTGAATGATTTCCATGTTATTAACATTGAACGCTCCAACGGCATACTGACCTTCATAAGCTTTTTTAAACATTTCTTTTGTTGTAACTAATGACAAGATAGCCCCTCCTAAATAGTTTAATTGTTATGTTATTAATGATACCATATTTTAGCAGACTTGTGTATAAGAAAACAGGGTAAAAAATCATAAAAAAATTGTTTTTTATATTTTTTTTAGAATATTCTATATTTTATTCGCTGAAAGGATATTAATTACTTTTATAATATCAGTTGGTAAAGGACTAGAAACCTCAATAGTTTTCCCTGAGTTAGGATGGGTAAACGATAAACTCGAAGCATGGAGGGCTTGGCGGCTAATTAAATCTCTAGAACCTCCGTAAAGATCATCTCCTAAGATTGGGTGACCGATATGCGATAAATGTACTCTGATCTGATGAGTACGCCCAGTTAAAAGTGTCAATTCAATCAAGCTGGCATTCTTTAAATCTTTAAGCACTTTATAGCAGGTAGTAGCTTGTTGTCCCTCGTTAGAAACTATACGTTGAATGATACTATTAGGGTGTCTTGCAATTGGTGCATCTATTGTGCCTATTGCAGGTTGTAACGCACCTGTTATTAGTGCTACATATTGTCTGTTAATGTTTTTCACTCCGTTAACAGAAAGTAGATGCTGAATATGAGGTAATTTTGCAATTACTAGCAGACCTGAAGTATTACGATCTAAGCGGTGGACCGGATGAAATTTAAAAGGTAGATTTTTTTGTTGAAAGTAATACATAACCGCATTTCCAACGGTTTCTAAACGTTCAGAGGTAGTTGGGTGGACTAACATACCTGGTGGCTTGTCTATAATGAGTAAGGTATCATCTTCATAAACTATTTGAAGCGGTATTTTCGTTGGTATGATATCACACGGCTGAACCCAATTTATAGTAATGGTATCACCGGGTGCAATAGAATTAGTTATAGAAATTTTCTTCCCATTTACAAGTATGGCACCTGAAAATTTAATCTTCCGCCAGACGGTAAGAGAAAGGCCAACATGGGATCGCAAAAAGTCTTTAATTGGCATAGGATTGACTGTTTTTGGTACTACGAGATCTAACATAGGTACTCCTTTTAGGTATAAAATAATACCTAATCTAGTATTTACATTAACATAAAGTTTTATCTATTCGATTTCGCCATGTGTGGTATTAATTCCTTTTAATAATAAAAACACAAAGACAGTATGCTGCTAGCATACCAAGGAACACAAATAAATGATCTGATTTATTTGTGTTCTTTGTGTCTTTGTGTTTTTTAGAAGGGTAGCAATTTTAAAATATTACATTAGTTTTTGACTGATTGTAATTAGGTGGGCAATGTGCTCTCGCTCCATTGTTAATGATTCTTGAAAATAATCACTCATAGGACTTCCACGTAAACCAAAGATATGTTCCATTCGATGGTGCCGCCGTAACAAAGCTAACAAAAGATAGATTAAAAATACGCGATGCAAACCGATCTGCCGTTCACCTAAATTGTCTTGTGCTTCACCTATCAGCATAGTATATTTTTTCATTGATGCACTCATATCCTCGTCATGCATGGAGATGAGATGAATAACATCCAGGTAAGCATCCCAGTGATTTATTGATATATCATCAAGACTATCCCGTGTAGTGTCGCTAGCATGCTCGGCTGCTTCCAAGGTAGTGTACATTAGATCTAGTTGTTCAATGGCTTCATTATGGAGCATTCGTATATGCTCTAAATCCATCGACATAGGCTTTCTTGTCTGGGTTCTTTTCAAAAGAGTAACCTCCTTATAAGAACGAATTTTCAACATTGTATGCTATGAATGAGGAAACGGTGAAGGTTTTACTACTTTTTCATATTAGCAATGTGATTTTGGACCAATGAAACGGATCATGTTAATAGGTACCATCATGGAAAGTGGTCTCTTACGCATACAAACGTTTACAATAATGAAGTCACAACCTACATAGCAAAGCGTACCGCAAAAAGATTCCTGGCGACATATGCGGGCATCTACAGAGAAGATAACATCATCACCTAGCATGCACATGAGTCGATCTTGGAAGGAATTATCAAGACTTGGGTATGCTTTAGGAGCCATACATTCCTGGGGCATCATTTTTTTGTCCATGTAGTCACAGCATGGTTCCATTTCTTCGTGATACCAATGTGGATATTTGCCATCCATATTTGATAGCCTCCTTTATTGATAGATTCTATAGTATCTGATACATCATATGAAGAACAGAAACATAATGATACTGTCAGTAAACTTTTTTTAAAAAGATTAATATAGTTTTTTAAAAAGTATGCAGGAAAAAGCTATTTAGTTACGAATTTATAATCGTTAAGTGTTTATTATGAGGTGATTATCATGGAAATAATGAAAAACAGCAATATTATTATATATGGTTTTTTTGTATGGTTATTTATTGCTCCTCGTAGAAATAGTTCACGATATGGTGAATTCTTTTTAGCCTATATGGCAGCTCTACTCTTCTGTTTAGTTGGTAGTTCAGAGATGATTATGGTGAAGCCGGTAGCATTTTTCTTTACTATCGGTGGAGTCTTTGCATTTTTTTACGTGGTGGTGCGCAAAACTATTTATATAGCAATTAAGAAATAAATAAGATATGGGGGTCATTAAATGGCTAAAGATTGTTCTTTTGATGTGGTTTCAGAGGTTGATATGCAGGAAGTTGATAATGCAGTAAATCAAACAACAAAAGAGATTCAGCAAAGGTTTGATTTCCGTGGTAGTAAAGCAGCAGTTACTTTAGATGGCATAGAGATTAAGGTAGTTGCTGATGATGACTATAAGCTAAAAAATGTGGTAGATATTTTACAAGCAAAAGTGATTAAACGAGGAATTTCGTTAAAAAATTTAGATTATGGAAAAGTTGAGTCTGGTTTTAGTGGTACAGCACGCCAGATTATTAAAATAAAAAAGGGCATTGATAAAGATAATGCTAAAGATGTAATTTCTTCCATTAAAAATAGCAAATTAAAAGTGCAAGCACAGCTTATGGACGATCAAGTACGGGTATCAGGTAAAAACAAAGATGATTTACAAAATGCCATCGCTCATTTAAAACAAGGTGATTTTAAAATTGATTTACAGTTTGTAAACTTTCGTTCATAAAAAGAAAAAACTTCCGCAAAAACGGAAGTTTTTTCTTTATGAATTTTATTTAGATTTTATCATTTGTTAATCCTAACAAATCTAGAACTTTAAGGCTTAGGCTAAGTAAGATAGAAACGATAGTGGCTAAGGCCATGCCTTTCATGGTTACCGTACCGATAGTAATACTAGCGCCACTGATACCAAGAATTAGTACAACGGAAGTCAGGATAAGATTACGAGCACGACTATAATCTACTTTAGATTCTACTAAGATTCGTATGCCGGATGCGGCAATAACACCAAATAACAATAGGGAAACGCCGCCCATGACAGGTACGGGAATACTTTGGATGGCGGCTGCTAATTTACCTATGAAAGAAAGGATGATGGCTAATATAGCGGCACCGCCGATTACTTGTACGCTATACACTTTAGTAATTGCCATTACACCAATATTTTCACCATAGGTAGTGTTTGGAGTGGATCCGAAGAATCCCGAAATTATAGTGGAAAGGCCATTTCCGAGTAAAGAACGGTGTAGCCCGGGAGTCTTCGTCAAATCACGACCGACAATATTTCCCGTTACGACGAGATGACCAATGTGTTCGGCGATTACGACGAGGGAAGCGGGTAAAATAATAGCAATCGCACTAAAATTAAACTCAGGGGTATAAAAAGTAGGAACGGCAAACCATGGAGCGGATGCTACGTTGCTTAAATCTACTAATCCAAGTAAAAATGCTACTAAATAGCCACTGAGAACACCAATCAGAATGGGTATAATCGCCAAAAATCCGCGAAACATAACAGAACCTAATATTGTAATTGCTAGTGTAAAGAGGGAAACAATAATAGTATTCATATCTAAGGTCTTGGCAGTCAGACCTGCCATATCAGCAGCAACTGGGGCTA is a window of Pelosinus sp. IPA-1 DNA encoding:
- a CDS encoding MFS transporter translates to MVMLFGSIINYLDRVNLSIANTTIGKEFGLDPVQMGLLLSAFMWPYALANLPAGWIVDKYGAKRIFMWGIIVWSLATIAGGFVQGFMSMYITRMILGIAEAPFFIIGGQVTQQYFSHEERGMASSVINLGPKIANGFAPPLLTFLLIWMGWRGMFITLGVTGFAISFLWMKYYREEYKVEQVAQVKKGKVNFWALFNHPTSWWFNIGNIGSSYVFWLYFTWLPTYLTTQRGMSLTQAGWAAAIPFIAGVIAVPIGGWMSDYLIKRGMNVIRARLVPTVGGCILAAVAVIPVNYIEDTTWAMVLITISLFAGALRVGVLWALVGDLTPPEAVGTFGGIQNFASFIGATLAPIGTGYILKATNSFDSVFVVSGVLCFIGAISYALISRKITSEDLLPN
- the fba gene encoding class II fructose-1,6-bisphosphate aldolase, whose protein sequence is MSLVTTKEMFKKAYEGQYAVGAFNVNNMEIIQGIVDAAKEEQSPLILQVSAGARKYAKHIYLTKLVEAAVEDTGLPIALHLDHGDDFEICKSCIDGGFTSVMIDGSKHSFEENIALTKKVVEYAHAHGVVVEAELGKLAGVEDAVKVAAKDATYTDPDQAAEFVQRTGCDSLAIAIGTSHGAYKFKGEPSLDYARLEKISNLLPGYPLVLHGASTVLPEFVEKCNQFGGHIPGAQGVPEDMLLRAGKFGVCKINIDTDLRLAMTASIREYFINHPGDFDPRQYLKPAREAIKNMVKHKMKNVLNCSNKL
- a CDS encoding RluA family pseudouridine synthase, producing the protein MLDLVVPKTVNPMPIKDFLRSHVGLSLTVWRKIKFSGAILVNGKKISITNSIAPGDTITINWVQPCDIIPTKIPLQIVYEDDTLLIIDKPPGMLVHPTTSERLETVGNAVMYYFQQKNLPFKFHPVHRLDRNTSGLLVIAKLPHIQHLLSVNGVKNINRQYVALITGALQPAIGTIDAPIARHPNSIIQRIVSNEGQQATTCYKVLKDLKNASLIELTLLTGRTHQIRVHLSHIGHPILGDDLYGGSRDLISRQALHASSLSFTHPNSGKTIEVSSPLPTDIIKVINILSANKI
- a CDS encoding YajQ family cyclic di-GMP-binding protein, with the protein product MAKDCSFDVVSEVDMQEVDNAVNQTTKEIQQRFDFRGSKAAVTLDGIEIKVVADDDYKLKNVVDILQAKVIKRGISLKNLDYGKVESGFSGTARQIIKIKKGIDKDNAKDVISSIKNSKLKVQAQLMDDQVRVSGKNKDDLQNAIAHLKQGDFKIDLQFVNFRS
- the uraA gene encoding uracil permease, with translation MNTRIIQVEDKLPILQLFPLSLQHLFAMFGATVLVPILFKVNPATILLFNGIGTLLYLFICKGKIPAYLGSSFAFLSPVFIVLPQYGYNAALGGFIVAGVVFSLVSLLIGAIGTKWIDTVFPPAAMGAIVAVIGLELAPVAADMAGLTAKTLDMNTIIVSLFTLAITILGSVMFRGFLAIIPILIGVLSGYLVAFLLGLVDLSNVASAPWFAVPTFYTPEFNFSAIAIILPASLVVIAEHIGHLVVTGNIVGRDLTKTPGLHRSLLGNGLSTIISGFFGSTPNTTYGENIGVMAITKVYSVQVIGGAAILAIILSFIGKLAAAIQSIPVPVMGGVSLLLFGVIAASGIRILVESKVDYSRARNLILTSVVLILGISGASITIGTVTMKGMALATIVSILLSLSLKVLDLLGLTNDKI